A region of Ictalurus furcatus strain D&B chromosome 1, Billie_1.0, whole genome shotgun sequence DNA encodes the following proteins:
- the LOC128611646 gene encoding metalloreductase STEAP2 isoform X1, with protein sequence MDSISLVGSSPASKASFLPNGLKNGPSEGSSKPSVAIIGSGDFSKCLAIRLLHSGFHVVVGSRQPKRAAEFFPHVVDVTHHEDAVGKASIIFLAIHREHYSSLWDIKHLLAGKILVDVSNNRRSNQYPESNAEYLASLFPESNVVKGFNVISAWNMQSGPKDASRQVYICSNSVDARHQVIELARQLSFIPVDMGTLSLAKEVEKLPLRLFSDWKGPVLTAIALSIFFFAYSFIRDIIHPYVKNKQSFFYKIPLEMVNRTLPVVAITLLALVYLAGQLAAVHQLFYGTKFKHFPCWLQGWLQSRKQLGLLSFFFVCIHVLYSLCLPMRRSERYLLLNMAYQQVHANIENSWNEEEVWRVEMYVSFGIMSLGLLSLLAVTSIPSVNSTLNWREFSFIQSTLGYIALLISTFHALLFGWKRAFEEESYRFYMPPTFVVAVALPVTVIMGKAVLMMPCVAWRLKRIHRGCDGSKHHSDRDRPAAHVSPERITIM encoded by the exons ATGGACTCCATCTCACTGGTGGGGAGCAGTCCTGCCAGCAAGGCCTCCTTCCTTCCTAACGGATTGAAGAATGGACCCAGCGAAGGCTCCAGTAAGCCCTCAGTGGCCATCATTGGCTCTGGGGATTTCTCCAAGTGCTTGGCCATCCGTCTGCTGCATAGTGGCTTCCATGTGGTGGTGGGCAGTCGACAGCCCAAGCGGGCGGCTGAGTTTTTTCCTCATGTGGTAGATGTGACCCATCACGAGGATGCAGTGGGCAAAGCTTCCATCATTTTCCTGGCTATCCACAGAGAGCACTACTCTTCTCTCTGGGACATCAAACACCTATTAGCTGGCAAAATCTTGGTGGACGTCAGCAACAACAGGAGGTCAAACCAGTATCCAGAATCCAATGCAGAGTACCTTGCTTCCCTTTTCCCAGAGTCCAATGTTGTGAAAGGGTTTAATGTGATCTCGGCATGGAATATGCAGTCAGGCCCTAAAGATGCGAGTCGTCAG GTGTATATCTGCAGTAACTCAGTGGACGCGAGGCATCAGGTCATCGAGTTGGCCCGGCAGCTCAGTTTCATTCCTGTGGACATGGGCACACTCTCCTTGGCGAAGGAAGTAGAGAAGCTGCCGTTAAGGTTGTTTTCTGACTGGAAAGGTCCCGTTCTGACGGCTATCGCCCTTTCCATCTTCTTCTTTGCCTACTCGTTCATCCGGGACATCATTCATCCGTACGTGAAGAATAAGCAAAGCTTTTTTTATAAGATCCCGCTGGAGATGGTGAACAGGACACTGCCAGTGGTGGCTATAACCTTGCTGGCGCTGGTGTATTTAGCGGGCCAGCTCGCTGCTGTGCACCAGCTCTTCTACGGCACTAAGTTCAAGCACTTTCCCTGCTGGCTACAGGGATGGTTACAGAGCCGCAAACAGCTGGGCCTGCTCAGCTTTTTCTTCGTCTGCATCCATGTGCTCTATAGCCTCTGCCTGCCCATGAGGAGGTCTGAGAGATATCTGTTGCTCAATATGGCCTACCAGCAG GTACATGCCAACATAGAAAACTCATGGAACGAGGAGGAGGTGTGGAGAGTGGAGATGTATGTGTCGTTCGGTATTATGAGTCTTGgccttctgtctctcttggcTGTAACGTCCATTCCATCAGTGAACAGCACCCTCAACTGGCGAGAGTTCAGCTTTATCCAG TCCACACTTGGCTATATTGCGCTGCTTATTTCCACGTTCCACGCACTGTTGTTTGGTTGGAAGCGGGCGTTTGAAGAAGAGTCCTATCGTTTCTACATGCCACCCACCTTCGTAGTAGCTGTGGCCCTTCCTGTCACAGTGATTATGGGTAAAGCTGTACTAATGATGCCTTGTGTGGCCTGGAGGCTGAAGAGAATCCACAGAGGTTGTGACGGCAGTAAGCATCATTCTGATCGTGACAGACCTGCGGCCCATGTTTCCCCAGAGAGAATCACCATCATGTAG
- the LOC128611666 gene encoding STEAP family member 1B-like isoform X1 — MERCPCDLGEVTAYHDESLQSFEVEPRVQLTQKEPKAGEMEDEEMLSSMDPHPFLSLFPLEEFEFPVSIRLQELPLFPKWHLPLKLMAVFLAVAFVYTFLRDVMQPYVSQSKNDFYKIPILVLNKVLPWTSITLLALVYLPGGLAALLQLHRGTKYSSFPVWLENWMGVRKQLGLLAFLLACLHAIYSLSYPMRRSYRYKLLNWAYQQVQEKKENSWVEDDVWRMEIYISLGILGLGILALVAISSLPSVMSTLNWREFQCVQRILGHVALFLCMAHALVYGWRKWVELKHYVWYTPPSFILASFLPGVVLLLKAVLAMPCFNKRLERIQHGWERPGRKGLIDKDSL; from the exons ATGGAGAGATGTCCTTGTGATTTGGGTGAGGTAACAGCGTACCATGATGAAAGCCTTCAGTCATTTGAAGTGGAACCACGAGTACAGCTCACCCAAAAG GAGCCCAAGGCGGGAGAGATGGAGGATGAAGAGATGTTGTCAAGCATGGATCCTCACCCCTTTCTGTCCTTATTCCCGCTAGAGGAGTTTGAGTTCCCTGTCAGCATTCGCCTACAAGAGTTGCCCCTTTTCCCCAAGTGGCACCTCCCTCTCAAGCTCATGGCTGTTTTTCTGGCTGTAGCTTTTGTGTACACATTCCTCCGGGACGTGATGCAGCCTTATGTGTCTCAGAGtaaaaatgacttttataagATTCCCATCCTGGTGTTAAATAAAGTTCTACCCTGGACATCAATCACTCTGTTGGCACTTGTCTATTTACCTGGAGGACTGGCTGCTCTACTGCAACTACACAGAG GCACTAAATACAGCTCTTTCCCAGTTTGGCTGGAAAACTGGATGGGTGTGAGGAAACAGTTGGGTCTGCTGGCCTTCCTTCTTGCCTGCCTACACGCCATTTACAGCCTGAGCTACCCAATGAGACGCTCTTACAGATACAAACTCCTCAACTGGGCTTACCAGCAG GTAcaagagaagaaggagaactCATGGGTAGAGGATGATGTCTGGAGGATGGAGATCTACATCTCACTGGGAATCCTAGGACTGGGCATTCTGGCCTTGGTGGCCATCTCCTCGCTCCCTTCGGTTATGAGCACACTAAACTGGAGAGAGTTCCAGTGTGTCCAG AGAATTCTGGGACATGTAGCCCTGTTTTTGTGCATGGCTCATGCTCTGGTGTATGGATGGAGGAAGTGGGTGGAGCTGAAGCACTATGTATGGTACACACCGCCATCATTTATACTGGCCTCCTTCCTGCCAGGTGTGGTGTTACTGCTCAAGGCTGTGTTGGCCATGCCCTGTTTCAACAAGAGACTGGAACGCATTCAACATGGCTGGGAAAGACCTGGGCGAAAGGGACTAATAGACAAGGACTCTCTCTGA
- the LOC128611666 gene encoding metalloreductase STEAP1-like isoform X2 encodes MERCPCDLGEVTAYHDESLQSFEVEPRVQLTQKEPKAGEMEDEEMLSSMDPHPFLSLFPLEEFEFPVSIRLQELPLFPKWHLPLKLMAVFLAVAFVYTFLRDVMQPYVSQSKNDFYKIPILVLNKVLPWTSITLLALVYLPGGLAALLQLHRVWLENWMGVRKQLGLLAFLLACLHAIYSLSYPMRRSYRYKLLNWAYQQVQEKKENSWVEDDVWRMEIYISLGILGLGILALVAISSLPSVMSTLNWREFQCVQRILGHVALFLCMAHALVYGWRKWVELKHYVWYTPPSFILASFLPGVVLLLKAVLAMPCFNKRLERIQHGWERPGRKGLIDKDSL; translated from the exons ATGGAGAGATGTCCTTGTGATTTGGGTGAGGTAACAGCGTACCATGATGAAAGCCTTCAGTCATTTGAAGTGGAACCACGAGTACAGCTCACCCAAAAG GAGCCCAAGGCGGGAGAGATGGAGGATGAAGAGATGTTGTCAAGCATGGATCCTCACCCCTTTCTGTCCTTATTCCCGCTAGAGGAGTTTGAGTTCCCTGTCAGCATTCGCCTACAAGAGTTGCCCCTTTTCCCCAAGTGGCACCTCCCTCTCAAGCTCATGGCTGTTTTTCTGGCTGTAGCTTTTGTGTACACATTCCTCCGGGACGTGATGCAGCCTTATGTGTCTCAGAGtaaaaatgacttttataagATTCCCATCCTGGTGTTAAATAAAGTTCTACCCTGGACATCAATCACTCTGTTGGCACTTGTCTATTTACCTGGAGGACTGGCTGCTCTACTGCAACTACACAGAG TTTGGCTGGAAAACTGGATGGGTGTGAGGAAACAGTTGGGTCTGCTGGCCTTCCTTCTTGCCTGCCTACACGCCATTTACAGCCTGAGCTACCCAATGAGACGCTCTTACAGATACAAACTCCTCAACTGGGCTTACCAGCAG GTAcaagagaagaaggagaactCATGGGTAGAGGATGATGTCTGGAGGATGGAGATCTACATCTCACTGGGAATCCTAGGACTGGGCATTCTGGCCTTGGTGGCCATCTCCTCGCTCCCTTCGGTTATGAGCACACTAAACTGGAGAGAGTTCCAGTGTGTCCAG AGAATTCTGGGACATGTAGCCCTGTTTTTGTGCATGGCTCATGCTCTGGTGTATGGATGGAGGAAGTGGGTGGAGCTGAAGCACTATGTATGGTACACACCGCCATCATTTATACTGGCCTCCTTCCTGCCAGGTGTGGTGTTACTGCTCAAGGCTGTGTTGGCCATGCCCTGTTTCAACAAGAGACTGGAACGCATTCAACATGGCTGGGAAAGACCTGGGCGAAAGGGACTAATAGACAAGGACTCTCTCTGA
- the LOC128611646 gene encoding metalloreductase STEAP2 isoform X3 gives MDSISLVGSSPASKASFLPNGLKNGPSEGSSKPSVAIIGSGDFSKCLAIRLLHSGFHVVVGSRQPKRAAEFFPHVVDVTHHEDAVGKASIIFLAIHREHYSSLWDIKHLLAGKILVDVSNNRRSNQYPESNAEYLASLFPESNVVKGFNVISAWNMQSGPKDASRQVYICSNSVDARHQVIELARQLSFIPVDMGTLSLAKEVEKLPLRLFSDWKGPVLTAIALSIFFFAYSFIRDIIHPYVKNKQSFFYKIPLEMVNRTLPVVAITLLALVYLAGQLAAVHQLFYGTKFKHFPCWLQGWLQSRKQLGLLSFFFVCIHVLYSLCLPMRRSERYLLLNMAYQQVHANIENSWNEEEVWRVEMYVSFGIMSLGLLSLLAVTSIPSVNSTLNWREFSFIQVGKLQAVQSQMVSAPG, from the exons ATGGACTCCATCTCACTGGTGGGGAGCAGTCCTGCCAGCAAGGCCTCCTTCCTTCCTAACGGATTGAAGAATGGACCCAGCGAAGGCTCCAGTAAGCCCTCAGTGGCCATCATTGGCTCTGGGGATTTCTCCAAGTGCTTGGCCATCCGTCTGCTGCATAGTGGCTTCCATGTGGTGGTGGGCAGTCGACAGCCCAAGCGGGCGGCTGAGTTTTTTCCTCATGTGGTAGATGTGACCCATCACGAGGATGCAGTGGGCAAAGCTTCCATCATTTTCCTGGCTATCCACAGAGAGCACTACTCTTCTCTCTGGGACATCAAACACCTATTAGCTGGCAAAATCTTGGTGGACGTCAGCAACAACAGGAGGTCAAACCAGTATCCAGAATCCAATGCAGAGTACCTTGCTTCCCTTTTCCCAGAGTCCAATGTTGTGAAAGGGTTTAATGTGATCTCGGCATGGAATATGCAGTCAGGCCCTAAAGATGCGAGTCGTCAG GTGTATATCTGCAGTAACTCAGTGGACGCGAGGCATCAGGTCATCGAGTTGGCCCGGCAGCTCAGTTTCATTCCTGTGGACATGGGCACACTCTCCTTGGCGAAGGAAGTAGAGAAGCTGCCGTTAAGGTTGTTTTCTGACTGGAAAGGTCCCGTTCTGACGGCTATCGCCCTTTCCATCTTCTTCTTTGCCTACTCGTTCATCCGGGACATCATTCATCCGTACGTGAAGAATAAGCAAAGCTTTTTTTATAAGATCCCGCTGGAGATGGTGAACAGGACACTGCCAGTGGTGGCTATAACCTTGCTGGCGCTGGTGTATTTAGCGGGCCAGCTCGCTGCTGTGCACCAGCTCTTCTACGGCACTAAGTTCAAGCACTTTCCCTGCTGGCTACAGGGATGGTTACAGAGCCGCAAACAGCTGGGCCTGCTCAGCTTTTTCTTCGTCTGCATCCATGTGCTCTATAGCCTCTGCCTGCCCATGAGGAGGTCTGAGAGATATCTGTTGCTCAATATGGCCTACCAGCAG GTACATGCCAACATAGAAAACTCATGGAACGAGGAGGAGGTGTGGAGAGTGGAGATGTATGTGTCGTTCGGTATTATGAGTCTTGgccttctgtctctcttggcTGTAACGTCCATTCCATCAGTGAACAGCACCCTCAACTGGCGAGAGTTCAGCTTTATCCAG
- the LOC128611646 gene encoding metalloreductase STEAP2 isoform X2, which translates to MDSISLVGSSPASKASFLPNGLKNGPSEGSSKPSVAIIGSGDFSKCLAIRLLHSGFHVVVGSRQPKRAAEFFPHVVDVTHHEDAVGKASIIFLAIHREHYSSLWDIKHLLAGKILVDVSNNRRSNQYPESNAEYLASLFPESNVVKGFNVISAWNMQSGPKDASRQVYICSNSVDARHQVIELARQLSFIPVDMGTLSLAKEVEKLPLRLFSDWKGPVLTAIALSIFFFAYSFIRDIIHPYVKNKQSFFYKIPLEMVNRTLPVVAITLLALVYLAGQLAAVHQLFYGTKFKHFPCWLQGWLQSRKQLGLLSFFFVCIHVLYSLCLPMRRSERYLLLNMAYQQVHANIENSWNEEEVWRVEMYVSFGIMSLGLLSLLAVTSIPSVNSTLNWREFSFIQIQRIENCPASVQIHLHHGRHQEARIQILKYCQYNQSEHVRPSGYSGRKEQRLDAWQTEKKRTSKQAIVKIVVCLRVTLKCLNKWIRSR; encoded by the exons ATGGACTCCATCTCACTGGTGGGGAGCAGTCCTGCCAGCAAGGCCTCCTTCCTTCCTAACGGATTGAAGAATGGACCCAGCGAAGGCTCCAGTAAGCCCTCAGTGGCCATCATTGGCTCTGGGGATTTCTCCAAGTGCTTGGCCATCCGTCTGCTGCATAGTGGCTTCCATGTGGTGGTGGGCAGTCGACAGCCCAAGCGGGCGGCTGAGTTTTTTCCTCATGTGGTAGATGTGACCCATCACGAGGATGCAGTGGGCAAAGCTTCCATCATTTTCCTGGCTATCCACAGAGAGCACTACTCTTCTCTCTGGGACATCAAACACCTATTAGCTGGCAAAATCTTGGTGGACGTCAGCAACAACAGGAGGTCAAACCAGTATCCAGAATCCAATGCAGAGTACCTTGCTTCCCTTTTCCCAGAGTCCAATGTTGTGAAAGGGTTTAATGTGATCTCGGCATGGAATATGCAGTCAGGCCCTAAAGATGCGAGTCGTCAG GTGTATATCTGCAGTAACTCAGTGGACGCGAGGCATCAGGTCATCGAGTTGGCCCGGCAGCTCAGTTTCATTCCTGTGGACATGGGCACACTCTCCTTGGCGAAGGAAGTAGAGAAGCTGCCGTTAAGGTTGTTTTCTGACTGGAAAGGTCCCGTTCTGACGGCTATCGCCCTTTCCATCTTCTTCTTTGCCTACTCGTTCATCCGGGACATCATTCATCCGTACGTGAAGAATAAGCAAAGCTTTTTTTATAAGATCCCGCTGGAGATGGTGAACAGGACACTGCCAGTGGTGGCTATAACCTTGCTGGCGCTGGTGTATTTAGCGGGCCAGCTCGCTGCTGTGCACCAGCTCTTCTACGGCACTAAGTTCAAGCACTTTCCCTGCTGGCTACAGGGATGGTTACAGAGCCGCAAACAGCTGGGCCTGCTCAGCTTTTTCTTCGTCTGCATCCATGTGCTCTATAGCCTCTGCCTGCCCATGAGGAGGTCTGAGAGATATCTGTTGCTCAATATGGCCTACCAGCAG GTACATGCCAACATAGAAAACTCATGGAACGAGGAGGAGGTGTGGAGAGTGGAGATGTATGTGTCGTTCGGTATTATGAGTCTTGgccttctgtctctcttggcTGTAACGTCCATTCCATCAGTGAACAGCACCCTCAACTGGCGAGAGTTCAGCTTTATCCAG ATACAACGGATAGAAAATTGCCCTGCTAGCGTACAGATCCATCTTCATCACGGACGGCATCAGGAAGCCAGAATCCAAATCCTGAAGTATTGCCAATACAACCAATCAGAGCATGTCAGGCCCTCAGGCTACAGTGGGAGGAAGGAGCAGAGGTTGGATGCATggcagacagagaaaaagagaacctCTAAGCAGGCTATTGTGAAAATTGTAGTGTGTCTGAGAGTAACATTAAAGTGTCtaaataaatggataagaaGTAGGTAG